Part of the Planifilum fimeticola genome, CGTTCGTCCAGATTGACCAGCGTTTCCTTGAACCAGTCATAGGTGTTCACCTTGTTGAAGGTGACGCACGGGCTGAAGCAGTTGACCAAGGCGAAACCGCGATGGCGGATCGCTTCTTCGAAAAGGCGCGTCATCTGCTTTACATCTCCGGAAAAGGCCTGAGCCACAAAGCTGGCGCCGTTGACAATGGCGGTTTCCACCGCCTTGACCGGCTCCTCCGCGGAACCCTGCGGCGAAGTCTTCGACTTGAACCCTCGTTCGCTGGTCGGGGAAAGCTGTCCGGTGGTCAGACCGTAGATGTGGTTGTCCATCACGATGTAGGTCAGGTCGATGTTGCGCCGCACCGCGTGGACGAAGTGCCCCATCCCGATCCCGTATCCGTCGCCGTCTCCCCCGGCGGCGATCACCGTGAGGTCCTGGTTGGCCAGTTTCACCCCCGTCGCCGTTGGCAATGCCCGCCCGTGGAGGCTGTGGAAACCGTAGGAACCGAAGTGTTGGGAGATTTTCCCCGAACATCCGATCCCCGAAACCAGAACCACTTCCTCCGGAGCCAACCCCAGGTCGGCACAAGCCTTTTGCAGGGAAGACAACACCGCGTAGTCGCCGCACCCGGGACACCAGGTGGGTCGATTGTTCGTTCGGAAATCCTTGATGGTCGCCATCACGCCGTCACCCCTTCCTCCTGATGAACATGCCCGAGGATCTCCTTCACCGTGAAGGGATCTCCGCTGAACTTCAGGCAGCTGACGATTTTGTCGTGGAACCCGACCCGGGCGCGGATCCGTTCGGCGAGCTGGCCGGTGGCGTTGTTCTCCACCACCAGAATGCGCTCCGCTCCCTCAAGAACTCGTTTCACCGAAGCATCCGGGAAGGGATTCAACACCCGGAGCTGCAGGTGTCCCGTCCGGATTCCCTTGCTGCGCAGGACTTCGACGGCCTCTCGAATCTGGGCGGCGGTGGATCCGAAACCGACCAGCGTCCATTCGGTGGTTTCCGGGCCGTCGTAGCTGTATCCGATGGCATCCGCGTCAAATCCCTTCAACTTGCGCAAGCGCTTACTCATCTGCTCCACCCGGGTCCGGGGATCCTCGATCTCCTCGATGGCACCGTCATCGTGCTCGTTGCTCAAAGCGACGAAGCGGCCGTTTTTCTGACCCGGAATCGAGCGTTTGGAAATTCCCGACTCGGTCACGGTGTAGCGGCGATATGCCCCCGGAGCCAACTGGGCCAGCTCTTCATCGGAAATCAACTCGCCGCGATCGATGCGGACCGACGAGAAATCAATCGCTTTCACGGGCACCGATTGCTTGGACATGCCCAGGAACATGTCGGTGGCCACGATCACGGGACATTGATACTTCTCCGCCAGGTTAAAGGCTTCGGCGGTGTATCGGAAGCACTCCTCCACGGTGGTGGGGGTCAGTACGATCCGAGGAATCTCCCCGTGGGAACCGTGCAACAATTCATTCAGGTCGGACTGCTCCGTCTTGGTCGGCAAACCGGTTCCCGGACCGCCCCGCATCACATCCACCACGACCAGCGGAGTCTCGGTGATGCCGGACAGGCCGATCGCCTCCTGCATGAGGGAAATGCCCGGGCCGGAAGTGGAAGTCATCGCCCGCACGCCCGCATAGTTGGCGCCGATCGCCATGATGCAGGCAGCGATCTCATCCTCCGCCTGGATCACTTTCCCGCCGAACCGGGGGAAGTGAGCCAGCGCCGCATACATGATCTCCGTCGCCGGCGTGATCGGATAAGCGGCGAGAAAACGGCATCCGGCAGCCAACGCCCCCAACGCGACGGCCTCGTTTCCGGAGAGGTAAAGGTGTCCTCCCCCGTCTTCCTCGGGTTCCGGATCCGGCAGCTCCTTCAGCTGGCCGAAATGGGCGAGGGCATAGTCGTATCCCTTCTGCACGGCCTCCTTGTTCTTTGCAACCACCTGCTCCCCTTTTTTGCCGAAACGATCCTCAATCAATGAATCGAAGGCATCCGGCGAAAGACCGACCAAACCGGCGGACACGCCGCAAGCGATCATGTTTTTCATGATCGGGCTGCCCACTTCCTTGGCCATCTCCGTCACCGGAACCGGGCAGAGGCGGATGTTCTTTCCCTCCGGGGCCTTGAGCGACCGAATCCGGCTCGAGTCGTAAATGAGAGCCGCCCCCTCATTCAGCTCCCAGCCGTTTTCGTCCACTGTCCGCTGATCGAAAGCGATCAGAATATCCAACCCGTCTCCGTGATATCCCGTCTTCCGGGGAGTGACGCGAACCTTGTAATTGGTGTGTCCTCCCTTGATCAGGGACATGAAGTGACGGTAGGCAAAGACGTAATGTCCCCGCCGGTTCAGCGCCATGGCGAAAATCTCGCCGGTGCTGTCAATCCCCTCCCCTTGGGCACCGCCCACTTTCCAGGTCAATTCTGTCATGGTCTGTTTCACCTTCCTCCGACTTTGATATATAACAGACCTCCGCGTTTTTCGGCGGACAGCGGTTTCAGCCGCTCCCTGTCAAGCTAAGCTTATCGAAATAAACCATGTTTTTCAACAGGTCGAAGGGGGAACCGGCCTCATTTTTTGCCGAGATCCGAGAAAACTGTCCCAATCAATGCCGACGAGGTGTTACATCATGTTTCTTTCCCCGAAATTCCCTTGCAAAAACATTCGGAAATCCGATCGGGTTTTGACCCGCCCTCCCCGTCCGCTTTAAAGGCGGATTTTTCCGGCATCCCAGGGGCCGATTATGCCTTTTGATCTCTCCGGGCATCTGATATACTTATTGTCGTTAATTCTGGAAAGGCAGGCGGAAACACCCTTGAACAATCGGCAACAACTCACGCCACTGTTTACGCGGCTGAAAGAACATGCAGCAAGAAACCCCCTTCAATTCCACATTCCCGGACACAAAAAGGGACAGGGGATGGACCCGGAGTTTCGCGATTTCATGGGAGAGCGCGCCCTGTCCATCGATTTGATCAACATCGCACCGCTGGATGATTTGCACCATCCCCACGGTCCCATTCAGGAGGCGCAAAAGCTCGCGGCCGAAGCCTTCGGGGCGGATCACACCTTTTTTTCCGTCCAGGGCACCAGCGGAGCGATCATGACGATGGTCCTTTCCGTCTGTTCGCCCGGCGACAAGATCATCGTTCCGCGTAACGTGCACAAATCGGTATTGACCGCCATCATCTTGGCCGGGGGGCATCCCGTGTTCGTTCATCCGGTGATGGACGAGCAGC contains:
- a CDS encoding 2-oxoacid:acceptor oxidoreductase subunit alpha — protein: MTELTWKVGGAQGEGIDSTGEIFAMALNRRGHYVFAYRHFMSLIKGGHTNYKVRVTPRKTGYHGDGLDILIAFDQRTVDENGWELNEGAALIYDSSRIRSLKAPEGKNIRLCPVPVTEMAKEVGSPIMKNMIACGVSAGLVGLSPDAFDSLIEDRFGKKGEQVVAKNKEAVQKGYDYALAHFGQLKELPDPEPEEDGGGHLYLSGNEAVALGALAAGCRFLAAYPITPATEIMYAALAHFPRFGGKVIQAEDEIAACIMAIGANYAGVRAMTSTSGPGISLMQEAIGLSGITETPLVVVDVMRGGPGTGLPTKTEQSDLNELLHGSHGEIPRIVLTPTTVEECFRYTAEAFNLAEKYQCPVIVATDMFLGMSKQSVPVKAIDFSSVRIDRGELISDEELAQLAPGAYRRYTVTESGISKRSIPGQKNGRFVALSNEHDDGAIEEIEDPRTRVEQMSKRLRKLKGFDADAIGYSYDGPETTEWTLVGFGSTAAQIREAVEVLRSKGIRTGHLQLRVLNPFPDASVKRVLEGAERILVVENNATGQLAERIRARVGFHDKIVSCLKFSGDPFTVKEILGHVHQEEGVTA
- a CDS encoding 2-oxoacid:ferredoxin oxidoreductase subunit beta produces the protein MATIKDFRTNNRPTWCPGCGDYAVLSSLQKACADLGLAPEEVVLVSGIGCSGKISQHFGSYGFHSLHGRALPTATGVKLANQDLTVIAAGGDGDGYGIGMGHFVHAVRRNIDLTYIVMDNHIYGLTTGQLSPTSERGFKSKTSPQGSAEEPVKAVETAIVNGASFVAQAFSGDVKQMTRLFEEAIRHRGFALVNCFSPCVTFNKVNTYDWFKETLVNLDEREDYDPTDREGALRLLHETKGVVTGVLYKQERPVFHEEMIGASEVATAKVDLRLKEEDAQALLQSYR